One part of the Vicia villosa cultivar HV-30 ecotype Madison, WI linkage group LG6, Vvil1.0, whole genome shotgun sequence genome encodes these proteins:
- the LOC131615218 gene encoding uncharacterized protein LOC131615218, translating into MAFLGDCGKISDNPDRTRLGRPTQIASARCERAEQDAGVRERCRVPQEEVEGPSTSALRSRLSRASSSHKAPKEVHVHAHEEVCIPAPEVLESAPVHVTPSYPGGPSDSSLLIYYSNHVTQHVSNGEERSVLKSVNHPRKIFTLYHPVANWFRNAIIASGLSGLYYLGYNTISHEMQGAFVER; encoded by the exons atggcatttttgggtgACTGTG GAAAAATTTCTGACAACCCGGATAGAACTAGACTCGGCAGGCCAACCCAAATTGCTTCCGCTCGGTGTGAGAGAGCTGAGCAGGATGCGGGGGTTCGCGAACGCTGTCGGGTACCGCAGGAAGAAGTGGAGGGACCATCCACTTCTGCTCTCAGGAGTCGTCTATCTCGTGCATCCTCATCCCATAAGGCACCAAAGGAGGTACATGTTCATGCACACGAGGAGGTTTGTATTCCTGCACCTGAGGTTCTTGAATCGGCACCCGTGCATGTTACCCCAAGTTACCCAGGAGGGCCATCTGACAGCTCACTCTTGATATATTACTCTAATCATGTCACCCAACATGTTTCCAATGGAGag GAGCGGTCGGTACTAAAGTCCGTGAACCACCCTCGCAAAATATTTACTCTGTATCATCCTGTTGCAAATTGGTTCAGGAATGCCATTATTGCATCCGGACTTTCGGGACTCTATTATCTCGGTTATAACACCATTAGCCACGaaatgcagggggcatttgtagAGAGATGA
- the LOC131610946 gene encoding small RNA-binding protein 11, chloroplastic-like: MAAIRRIVGYNNSVSPFLLTFRRAISFKLFIGGLSFHTTEKTLSEAFSNYGQVIEAKVVTDRVSEKSKGYGFVTFASQDEAENAIAEMNEKALNGRVVFVDYAKPDTKRSMGMPIARGPPEVLNKQEIVDSPHDT, encoded by the exons ATGGCAGCCATCAGAAGAATCGTCGGCTACAACAATTCCGTATCTCCCTTTCTTCTCACTTTCCGCAGAGCCATTTCTTTCAAGCTTTTCATCGGAG GACTCTCTTTTCACACAACAGAGAAAACCTTATCAGAAGCATTCTCAAATTATGGACAAGTTATAGAAG cCAAAGTTGTAACTGATAGGGTGTCAGAGAAATCTAAAGGGTATGGTTTTGTTACTTTTGCTTCACAAGATGAAGCTGAGAATGCCATAGCTGAGATGAATGAAAAG GCACTGAACGGACGTGTTGTCTTCGTCGATTATGCGAAACCGGATACTAAACGAAGTATGGGAATGCCAATTGCAAGAGGGCCTCCTGAAGTTCTGAACAAACAAGAGATAGTAGATTCTCCTCATGACACATGA